The Oreochromis niloticus isolate F11D_XX linkage group LG18, O_niloticus_UMD_NMBU, whole genome shotgun sequence DNA window TGTAGCAGTCATGCAAAATGATGAGCTCTGCCATCAGACAACACATAAGGGCTGTATACCTGAGCAGCATGCTTAAAATGATGGCTGAAGCAATGTTAAAAGCACTGCAGGGTATAAAAATCCTCTAATCCCCTTGGTATTATCATTTCTAGCTAAATGATATCAGCCCAGCTCAAGGTTTTGGCATAGAGTTCATGCTCACTCTGCAGATGGTCCTGTGCGTGGTCGCACTCAATGACAAAAGACGTCAAATTGGCGGCTTTGCACCTCTGGCATATGGCTTCTCTGTAACGCTTGGACATCTCGCTGGGGTGAGTACATGAAAACATTCCTTTATTTCCCCTGTCATTAATTTGGCAGATGGTTTCTCCATCTTGCAGCAGCCTGATACAATAGATTGGCTTGGAATGAATTGGCTGTAAATCAGCCTTCCATGTAATCAGCTGATGTACAGCCAGAGAAGCAAGTGGTGTTTTCCTCTATGGGTTACAGATCTCCTATACAGGATGTGGGATCAATCCAGCTCGATCCTTTGGACCTGCAATTATACGGCAGGcttttaatgatcactgggtaTGTATTGGTGATGCACAAGCTGAAAATGCGAGCTTTGTCTAAGTCACTGGGCTTGCACGTCACTCGGATTGTAACATATGTGGTTTCTTTGGCTTTTCAGGTGTACTGGGCTGGACCGATGAGTGCTGGAGTGGTGGCAGCGCTTCTGTATAATTATGTGCTGGCACCCAGTGACGAgagcttcaaagaaaaaacacaaatcttGCTTTGCCGGGCCCCAGAACAGGAATCTGAAACCGAGCCCCTGCTGGAGGATGTTGGAGATGTAGAATAATCAAAGGAGCCAGTGTGAAAACAAATTCTgctatatcaaataaaaagaaaagctacACTTGTCTTTGTGGTGTTACATGAAATCTTGCACAGCACAAcatcttcctgttttattatttctCCTCCCCTCTGCACAAACTATAAATAGTGAAGCATCTACATGTTTTAACAGATTCTTAAGGGGTAAAGATGACAGAAGTAAAGAGTTGGGCATTTTGGAGGGCTGTGGCTGCAGAGTTTGTTGGAATGTTACTGTTCATACTTATTGGCCTATCCTCTATTGTTGGAATAGGTCTGGGCAATGATAAAAATCAGATGATTGCTCAGGAAGTAAAGGTCTCGTTGGCCTTTGCACTAGCCATTGCCACACTGGCCCAGAGTTTGGGGCACATCAGTGGAGCACACTTGAACCCTGCGGTCAGTCTGGGCCTCCTGGTCAACTGCCAGATCAGTGCACTCAGATGTGCGTTCTACATTCTCGCTCAAATGCTTGGGGCAGTTGCAGCCAGCGCTATTGTGAATGGATATAAGCCTGGAGAATCTCTTGGTGTTAATGCGGTAAGCGGTTGCACTTGTCGTTTTGGTTTTCACGCAACATAAACCAGCACATTCAGTCTAATCAAGTCCAACTCCAGTTGGACTAATGTTGACTAATAGCTGTTGTCTTTTGCAGCTGAATGTCAGTGTAAGAGCAGGTTTTGCCATCGAGTTCTTTGCCACCCTTCAGCTGGTTCTGTGTATCATAGCAGTGACTGACAAGCGAAGGACTGATGTTACAGGCTCTGCACCCCTGGCCATTGGGCTGTCAGTGGGACTTGGGCATTTGACAGCTGTAAGTAAATCCCAATCAAAATCTGTGTATTTTTACATGAGGAGCCAGTCGGCTGATTGCGATCCATTGTCCTGATATCTGTCATCTTAGGAGGATCAGGCACACATGCATTAGTTTTATATAAAACTGTGCTAAGAGAAGAGCATTAAAGGGTGTTATTTAATATCAAGTTGAGGGTGAATAAAAGAGTGCCATTTAGATAAACAGCAACAATTTGTCAAAGAATGCCTGaacctttttcagtgtttaagcatcttgatcatttttaaaacaGCTGTGTTGTTGTAaatcaaatatcctgtactGTGTTAGCGTTGGTGGGTGTCTACAGTTTCTCTCCGTTTACAATTGAAGATTTTCCCTACACTATGTTACACAATTCTGCAGAGTATTTCTATGTGCGTCAGGGTGGTGTGGCAGGGGTTCAGCGAGCGAGTTCAGCAAATCACAGTTTCAAAGGCGGCTACACAAGTGTCACATTGAGTCGAACACAAGTCAGCAACATGTGTCAAGTTTAATAAAAGTCTGGCAATAACCGTTTTAAAGAGTGTTTGCCTGGAAACATAACAGATACAGATAAACAAGTCGGCGCCTTGGTTGCTGGTGCCAAAAGTAATTCAATGAAGCTTCTTGGGCTGTTAACAGCTTTCAATATCTTAGTGATTTACAACActgttaaaggaaaaaaaaagtttattccGGTCAATCCGGCACATCTAAAACTCAACTAGATTTTCTGTAGAGCTACTGCATTTTATAAACAGATATATGCAAGATTAGCCCCTGCAGTCGTCTTTGTGTATGGATAAGAAGTTCCCATCCcaaattataacataaattattccaTCACATGAATTTATTTACTTATAAAAGATatgctttgtttttacatttacagataagTTTCACTGGATGTGGCATCAACCCTGCTCGTTCCTTTGGGCCGGCTTTGATACTAGGCAAAATGAAAAACCACTGGGTAGCCGTTTATCAAAACGCTTTTAtatccaaaaaaaaaagcagttcaCCTTATCCATTTCATTTTGTCAAAGGCAAAACTAATTTCTGCTTTCATTCCAGGTGTACTGGCTGGCACCGATGTGTGGCGGCATAGCGGCATCTCTTATCTATGATTTCCTTCTGTATCCACAAACACGCAACTTTCGTAGTCGCATTGGCATCCTGGTTCACGGTCCACAAGAAGAATATGTAGAGAGAATTGGAGAGGAAAACAATAGTCCGGGGCCAAGTCACTGGCCAAAACAGTGAACAGTGTGAAATTTTAGCTTTTCTATctgtcagcattttttttttttttaactatactTTAAAATGGCCATCAGTGTTATTCTTATTGTGCAGTGTGTCTCCACAATCACCTTTGTGTTCTATGTGTTGTTTGAACAATGAATCCTTTAATAAAGATGCTTTTTAGTcaagtttctctgtgttttcacaTTTCATATAGTTTTCTACTGGACAAAGTTCAAACTCAGGTCAGTGCATCCTCATTTGTAATA harbors:
- the LOC100692397 gene encoding aquaporin-1, whose translation is MSEIKLWSFWRAVLAECLGMIIFIFIGLSAAVGDPNDLNPDREIKVAFAFGLAIATLAECIGHVSGAHLNPAITLGLVTSCHMSLLRALFYMLAQMLGAVVGSAIVYGIRAEHNDSLGVNELNDISPAQGFGIEFMLTLQMVLCVVALNDKRRQIGGFAPLAYGFSVTLGHLAGISYTGCGINPARSFGPAIIRQAFNDHWVYWAGPMSAGVVAALLYNYVLAPSDESFKEKTQILLCRAPEQESETEPLLEDVGDVE
- the LOC100692125 gene encoding aquaporin-1, which produces MTEVKSWAFWRAVAAEFVGMLLFILIGLSSIVGIGLGNDKNQMIAQEVKVSLAFALAIATLAQSLGHISGAHLNPAVSLGLLVNCQISALRCAFYILAQMLGAVAASAIVNGYKPGESLGVNALNVSVRAGFAIEFFATLQLVLCIIAVTDKRRTDVTGSAPLAIGLSVGLGHLTAISFTGCGINPARSFGPALILGKMKNHWVYWLAPMCGGIAASLIYDFLLYPQTRNFRSRIGILVHGPQEEYVERIGEENNSPGPSHWPKQ